Proteins from a single region of Chryseobacterium sp. W4I1:
- the der gene encoding ribosome biogenesis GTPase Der, which translates to MSNIVAIVGRPNVGKSTLFNRLLERREAIVDSTAGVTRDRHYGKSDWNGVDFTVIDTGGYDVGTDDIFEEEIRKQVQLAIDEATSIIFMMNVEEGLTDTDYEIYELLRRANKPVYIVINKVDSAKEEINATEFYQLGIEKYYTLSSATGSGTGEVLDDIVKDFPTTDYKDPFEGLPKITIAGRPNVGKSTLTNALLDVERNIVTDVAGTTRDSIQTLYNKFGHEFVLVDTAGMRRKSKVNEDLEFYSVMRSIRSIEFSDVVIIMVDATLGWESQDMNIFGLAQKNRKGIVIVVNKWDLIEDKKTNTVRDFENSIKEKIGQFSDIPILFVSALTKQRILKAVEMAMVVYEDRKKKIKTSKLNEVMLPIFEQTPPPANKGKYIKIKYCVQLPTPSPQFVFFCNLPQYVKEPYKRFTENQLRKQFGFTGVPIEVYFRQK; encoded by the coding sequence ATGTCAAATATTGTTGCAATCGTTGGGCGTCCCAACGTAGGAAAATCCACACTTTTTAACCGTTTACTAGAAAGAAGAGAAGCCATCGTAGATTCTACGGCTGGGGTTACCAGAGACCGTCATTACGGGAAATCTGACTGGAACGGGGTAGATTTTACCGTTATAGATACCGGCGGATATGATGTAGGAACGGATGATATTTTTGAAGAAGAGATCCGTAAACAAGTACAGCTGGCAATAGATGAAGCTACTTCTATCATTTTTATGATGAATGTGGAAGAAGGCCTTACCGATACAGATTACGAGATTTATGAACTTCTTAGAAGAGCAAACAAGCCCGTTTATATCGTTATCAATAAAGTAGATTCTGCTAAAGAAGAAATAAATGCTACTGAATTCTATCAGTTAGGTATTGAAAAATATTACACTTTATCTTCTGCTACAGGTTCCGGAACCGGAGAAGTTTTAGATGATATCGTTAAAGACTTTCCTACAACAGATTATAAAGACCCATTTGAAGGGTTGCCTAAAATTACAATTGCAGGTCGTCCAAATGTAGGAAAATCTACATTGACAAATGCCTTACTTGATGTTGAAAGAAATATCGTAACGGATGTTGCAGGTACAACAAGAGACAGTATCCAAACCCTTTATAATAAATTCGGGCACGAGTTTGTTTTGGTAGATACTGCAGGAATGAGAAGAAAATCTAAAGTAAATGAAGATTTGGAATTCTATTCTGTAATGAGATCTATCCGTTCTATTGAATTTTCAGATGTTGTGATCATCATGGTTGATGCTACGCTGGGCTGGGAATCTCAGGATATGAATATCTTCGGTCTTGCGCAAAAAAATAGAAAAGGAATTGTCATTGTTGTAAATAAATGGGATCTTATTGAAGATAAGAAAACCAACACCGTAAGAGATTTTGAGAATTCAATTAAAGAAAAGATTGGTCAGTTCAGTGATATTCCAATTCTTTTTGTTTCAGCATTAACGAAGCAAAGAATTCTGAAGGCAGTAGAAATGGCAATGGTTGTGTATGAAGACCGTAAGAAAAAGATCAAAACTTCAAAATTAAATGAAGTGATGCTTCCTATTTTTGAGCAGACTCCACCACCAGCCAACAAAGGAAAGTATATTAAAATCAAATACTGTGTACAGCTTCCGACACCTTCACCACAGTTTGTATTTTTCTGTAACCTGCCTCAGTACGTAAAAGAACCTTACAAAAGATTTACTGAAAACCAATTGAGGAAACAATTCGGATTTACCGGAGTTCCTATTGAAGTGTATTTCAGACAGAAATAA
- the upp gene encoding uracil phosphoribosyltransferase, whose protein sequence is MNTVVLSEQVSLINSWINELRNIDIQHDRMRFRRNMERIGEIAAFEISKGLEYKEVEIQTPLDKIKVQEIAVQPVITTILRAGVPLFEGILSYLDRADCGFVAAYRKHDANDYFSIKQDYLTCPNIEGRPLIVADPMLATGASLIEAIKDLLTNGTPTQLHIVAAIASRQGVETIEKAYPDAKIWVGAIDEGLTSKGYITPGLGDAGDLSYGEKLQR, encoded by the coding sequence ATGAATACAGTTGTATTGTCAGAACAAGTTTCTTTAATAAACTCCTGGATCAATGAGCTTAGGAATATAGACATCCAGCATGACAGAATGAGATTCCGTAGAAATATGGAACGTATTGGAGAGATTGCTGCTTTTGAGATCAGTAAAGGATTAGAATATAAAGAAGTAGAGATCCAGACTCCGTTAGATAAGATAAAAGTTCAGGAAATAGCAGTTCAGCCCGTGATAACCACTATTTTGAGAGCAGGAGTACCTTTGTTTGAAGGAATTTTAAGTTACCTTGACAGAGCCGACTGCGGTTTCGTAGCAGCTTACAGAAAGCATGATGCCAATGATTATTTCTCCATCAAACAGGATTATCTTACCTGTCCGAATATTGAAGGCAGACCATTAATTGTAGCTGATCCGATGCTGGCAACAGGTGCATCGTTAATCGAAGCTATCAAAGATCTTCTGACCAACGGAACGCCAACTCAGCTGCATATTGTTGCGGCAATTGCTTCCAGACAAGGCGTGGAAACTATTGAAAAAGCGTATCCGGATGCAAAAATATGGGTAGGAGCCATCGATGAGGGACTGACCTCAAAAGGATACATCACACCAGGACTTGGTGATGCCGGAGATCTTAGCTATGGTGAAAAACTTCAACGATAA
- a CDS encoding ComF family protein, protein MILDLFFPNRCIECNRIIDPDLLVCGLCFEQIHFTHFEYSSDDVIKEKCRLFFPVENTFGLMKFEQDGLSRKLIHELKYKNRENVGKTLANWTIERLDFKDESPDILVSVPLHPKKLKERGYNQLHLFTETLSKFYEIPFDHDLIQRNHYSKAQALKDKKHRLEAVNPFSLSKPISGKHILLIDDVFTTGNTVSSIAWEILNAGNNKVSVMVMAVDV, encoded by the coding sequence ATGATATTAGATTTATTTTTTCCGAACCGCTGCATTGAGTGCAACCGGATCATAGACCCGGATCTTTTGGTTTGTGGCTTATGTTTTGAACAGATCCATTTTACTCATTTTGAGTATTCCAGTGATGATGTCATCAAAGAAAAATGCAGACTCTTCTTTCCTGTTGAAAATACTTTTGGACTAATGAAGTTCGAACAGGATGGGTTAAGCCGCAAACTCATTCATGAACTGAAATATAAAAATAGGGAAAATGTAGGTAAGACTCTTGCCAACTGGACGATTGAAAGGCTGGATTTTAAGGATGAAAGTCCCGACATATTGGTCTCTGTTCCGCTTCATCCTAAAAAATTAAAAGAAAGAGGTTATAATCAGCTCCATTTATTTACGGAAACCTTATCAAAGTTTTATGAAATTCCTTTTGATCATGATTTAATTCAAAGAAACCATTACTCAAAAGCGCAGGCCTTAAAAGATAAGAAGCACCGCCTGGAAGCAGTCAACCCTTTTTCTCTTTCAAAACCGATTTCGGGAAAGCATATTTTATTGATTGATGATGTTTTCACAACAGGAAATACAGTTTCATCTATTGCCTGGGAAATTTTAAATGCAGGAAACAATAAGGTGAGTGTGATGGTGATGGCGGTGGATGTGTAG
- a CDS encoding alpha/beta fold hydrolase, with the protein MKNLLLLHGALGHSDIFKPYEKELSKHFSIHTLLFSGHGNTEVPESGISIEKYTNELRDYIHKEDLKDVYIFGHSMGGYVALCCALQNPENIYSVMTLGTKFDWTEEQALKESKMLDPESILLKVPKYAEQLEKQHGKKWKQLLPAIANMMVSLGKNPVLNESNLWAVNLPVQIMTGDKDNMVSIEESINAYRSIPNAKLAILPDTKHPLEKVRPNLLFDLMKDFWNLP; encoded by the coding sequence ATGAAAAATCTGCTGTTGCTGCACGGTGCATTGGGACACAGTGATATTTTTAAGCCTTATGAAAAGGAGCTTTCAAAACACTTTAGTATTCATACGCTTTTATTTTCAGGACATGGAAATACCGAGGTGCCGGAAAGTGGCATCAGCATTGAAAAATACACTAATGAATTAAGAGATTACATCCATAAGGAAGATTTAAAAGATGTTTATATTTTCGGTCACAGCATGGGTGGTTATGTGGCACTATGCTGTGCTTTGCAGAATCCTGAAAACATTTATTCTGTCATGACACTGGGAACGAAATTCGACTGGACTGAGGAACAAGCCTTAAAGGAAAGCAAAATGCTGGATCCTGAATCTATTCTTTTGAAAGTACCCAAATATGCTGAACAATTGGAAAAGCAACATGGCAAGAAATGGAAACAGCTTCTTCCGGCTATTGCTAATATGATGGTTTCTTTAGGCAAAAATCCAGTGTTGAATGAAAGCAATCTTTGGGCAGTCAATCTTCCGGTACAGATTATGACGGGAGATAAAGACAATATGGTGAGTATTGAAGAAAGCATCAATGCATACCGCAGTATTCCGAATGCAAAATTGGCCATACTTCCGGATACAAAACATCCTTTGGAAAAAGTACGGCCAAATTTATTATTTGATCTGATGAAAGATTTCTGGAATCTTCCTTAG
- a CDS encoding helix-turn-helix domain-containing protein encodes MNSESDYIKTVFGLKLKQLRQKKNWSLQDLALKTGLSKSYLNEIENGKKYPKHDKIILLSESLSSTFDELVSTKLDKGLAPFNEILQSDFFKEIPLDLFGINKNNLISIISDAPKKVTAFINALIEISQNYNLGKERFYFAVLRSFQELYDNYFPEIEEKAMEFIRENGIDINEDLQASVLENILAEKFKYNIRSDDFEQFGTLDNLRSLFIPEQKLLLLNRKLEKDQRTFILAKEIGFNVLELKVRPNTYSWLDFGSFEEILNNFYASYFAGALLISKKRTVEKTSEFFLQHTWEPKGFEALIESFTDSPETFYYRLTNLLSSEMGIRDLFYLCLVKKKGSDKIQILKELHLNHQQAPHANAMNEHYCRRWIAVKNLHHLKENETLTDAQISHYKDQGVSYLVISTSQKNPFSDGSNRSYCLGILLNSQTIKKIGFIKSPTIKTINVGVTCESCSIADCEVRQAPPVRLEKEYFNLSMKNAVEKIRKQVNNE; translated from the coding sequence CAGAAAGTGATTATATTAAAACGGTGTTCGGACTCAAGCTGAAACAGCTCAGACAAAAGAAAAACTGGTCTCTGCAGGATCTTGCCTTAAAGACCGGTTTATCAAAATCTTACCTCAATGAAATTGAAAACGGAAAAAAATATCCGAAACACGATAAGATCATCCTTCTTTCTGAGTCGCTGAGCAGCACTTTTGATGAGCTGGTTTCTACGAAGCTTGACAAAGGTTTGGCTCCGTTTAATGAAATCCTGCAGTCTGATTTTTTTAAAGAAATTCCACTGGACCTTTTTGGAATCAACAAAAATAATCTAATCAGCATTATCAGTGACGCTCCCAAAAAAGTAACGGCTTTTATAAATGCGCTGATCGAGATCTCACAGAATTATAATTTAGGAAAGGAGCGTTTTTACTTTGCTGTACTGCGGTCTTTTCAGGAGCTCTATGATAATTATTTTCCTGAAATTGAGGAGAAAGCAATGGAATTCATCAGGGAAAACGGAATAGACATCAATGAAGATCTTCAGGCTTCGGTTTTGGAGAATATTCTTGCTGAAAAGTTTAAATACAATATCAGATCTGATGATTTTGAACAGTTCGGAACTCTTGATAATCTCCGCTCACTGTTTATTCCTGAACAGAAACTGCTGCTGCTGAACAGGAAGCTTGAAAAAGACCAGCGAACCTTTATTTTAGCAAAGGAAATAGGATTTAATGTCCTGGAACTGAAAGTACGTCCGAATACCTATTCATGGCTGGATTTTGGAAGTTTTGAAGAAATTCTGAATAATTTTTATGCTTCGTATTTTGCAGGCGCTTTACTGATCTCAAAGAAAAGGACTGTTGAAAAAACCTCAGAATTTTTCCTACAGCATACCTGGGAACCAAAAGGTTTTGAAGCATTGATCGAGAGTTTTACAGATTCTCCTGAAACGTTTTATTACAGGCTTACAAATCTTCTTTCTTCGGAAATGGGTATCCGGGATCTTTTTTATCTGTGTCTGGTGAAGAAAAAAGGCTCGGACAAGATTCAGATCTTAAAGGAGCTTCACCTGAACCATCAGCAGGCACCACATGCGAATGCCATGAACGAGCATTACTGCCGGAGATGGATTGCAGTGAAAAACCTGCATCATCTAAAAGAAAACGAAACGCTGACTGATGCCCAGATCTCTCATTATAAAGATCAGGGAGTGAGTTATCTTGTGATCTCCACTTCTCAGAAAAACCCGTTTTCGGATGGCAGCAACAGAAGCTACTGTCTTGGGATCCTGCTCAACTCACAGACGATCAAGAAAATCGGCTTTATAAAATCTCCAACAATAAAAACAATCAATGTAGGAGTGACCTGCGAATCCTGCAGTATTGCAGACTGTGAAGTAAGGCAGGCTCCGCCGGTAAGGCTGGAAAAGGAATATTTTAACCTTAGCATGAAGAATGCTGTTGAGAAGATCAGGAAACAGGTGAATAATGAATAG